From the genome of Calonectris borealis unplaced genomic scaffold, bCalBor7.hap1.2 HAP1_SCAFFOLD_224, whole genome shotgun sequence:
TGGGTATTGGGGACACCCGGGGGGACCCCGTAACTGTGGgattggggacaccgggggggggtccctggcaccTGTGGTAGGGGGACACCCCGGCacggggagatttgggggggccctgTCGCGCTTGGGTACTGGGGACACCCGGGGGGACCCCGTAACTGTGGgattggggacaccggggggggggtccctggcaccTGCGGTAGGGGGACACCCCGGCACGGGGAGATTCGGGGGGGCCCTGTCACGCTTGGGTATTGGGGACACCCGGGGGGACCCCTGTAACTGTGGgattggggacaccgggggggtccctggcaccTGCGGTAGGGGGACACCCCGGCACGGGGAGATTTGGGGGGCCCTGTCACGCTTGGGTattggggacacccagggggaCCCCGTAACTGTGGgattggggacaccgggggggggtccctggcaccTGCGGTAGGGGGACACCCTGGcatggggagatttgggggggccctgTCACGCTTGGGTATTGGGGACACCCGGGGGTCCCCGTCACCCCTCAgcactggggacacccaggggacacccCTGGGCCCCAGCGGCACCCAGGGACCTCGGGGACACCCAAGTCTCGTCTGaaaccacccccagcccccccccagccccatggccccccctgcaacccccccagtcccccccagccccatggccccccctgcaacccctccagcccccccctcagccccatggcccctcccagcagccccccgcaccccccccagccccatagccccccccttagcccccccagccccgcagccccccagccccaagcccccccagctccatagcagcccccccagccccacagcccccctcacagcctcccccagccccgcagccccccccgcagccccctgcagccccatagccccccccagccccaagcccccccagccccacaggccccccccagccccatagccccccccagccctcccagccccacagcatcccccgcagccccatagccccccagccccaagccccccccagccccatagcatCCCCcgcagccccatagccccccctgcagcccccccagccccataggcccccccagccccaagccccccccagccccatagccccccctgcagcccccccagccccatagcccccccagccccaagccccccccagccccaagcccccccagccccatagcatcccccccagccccacagccccccctgcagccccaccagccccatagccccccccagccccaagcccccccagccccatagcatCCCCcgcagccccatagccccccctgcagcccccccagccccataggcccccccagccccaagcccccccagccccatagcatcccccgcagccccccagccccatagccccccctgcaacccccccagccccatagccccccccagccccaagcgccccccagccccaagcccccccagccccatagccccccctgcagcccccccagccccatagccccccccagccccaagcccccccagccccatagcatCCCCcgcagccccatagccccccctgcagcccccccagccccataggcccccccagccccaagccccccccagccccatagcccccccccaagccccccccagccccatagccccccccagccccaagcccccccaaccccatagcatcccctccagccccatagcccccccccagccccccagccccaagaccccccagcccctgcagcccccccccagccccccccagccccccccccccccgcagccccccccagccccacctgcaAGGAGGGGTTGAGCGTCACCCTCTTCAGGACCTTCTTCTTGTGGTCGTTGAGGATCCCGTCGATCTTGCGCATGGGGGGCAGGTAGAGCtcatctggggggggggagggggaggggctgCGTTAGGGGGTGGGGTCTcgggggggaggggtcccgggggggtggggggtgggggtctCACCGTTGGTGTCCTCGAGGGCCTGGATCATGTCGGGGTCGAGGGCGGTGCTGACCAGCATCTCCACGTAGCTGCGGTACATCTCCTTCATGGCCCGCGTGTTCAGCacccgccccggcggggcccgcTCTGAGGGGTGGCGGTGCCCCTTTNNNNNNNNNNNNNNNNNNNNNNNNNNNNNNNNNNNNNNNNNNNNNNNNNNNNNNNNNNNNNNNNNNNNNNNNNNNNNNNNNNNNNNNNNNNNNNNNNNNNNNNNNNNNNNNNNNNNNNNNNNNNNNNNNNNNNNNNNNNNNNNNNNNNNNNNNNNNNNNNNNNNNNNNNNNNNNNNNNNNNNNNNNNNNNNNNNNNNNNNCACCCCATGGGATGTCTCCTCCCACCTTAATAAGGAGCAGGATCTCTTTAAATGAAGCCCCGCCCACAAGGGAAGTCCCGCCCCTTTTAGTAGAGCCCCGCCCACAAAGGAAGCCCCGCCCCAAGAAGAGCCCCGCCCCTTTTATAGGGAGCATCACCCAAtgggctgcctgctcctgccttaATAAGGAGAAGGATCCTCTTAAATCGAAGCCCCGCCCACAAGAAAAGCCCCGCCCACAAGAAAAGCCCCGCCCCTTTAACCAGGAGCCCCGCCCCTTGTTACAGGGAGCGTCACCCAATGGGCTGCCTGCTTCTCCCTTAATAAGGAGCGGGGTCCTTTTAAACCGAAGCCCCGCCCACAAGGGTAGCCCCGCCCCTTTTAGTAGCGCCCCGCCCACAACGAGAGCCCCGCCCTTTGAGTCTGGAGCATCGCCCAATGAGCTGCCTGCTCCTTTCCTTAAAGAGAGCCTGGCCCCTTTAAGTAGAAGCCCCGCCCACAAGGAGAGCCCCACCCACAGGACACCCCACCCCCTTAAGAACATAGACTCCACCCCTTCCCACAGCGGCCACGCCCCCTATAAAGAGGTGCGCTGCCTCTTTAAATAGGAACCCCGCCCACGAAACAAGCCCCACCCCTTTTACAGTTaagccccgcccccccaaaaccccgccCCTTTTAAAACGGGAGCCCGCGATGTGCTGCAGCCCCGCCCCCAGCGAGCATCGCCCCTTTAAGAACCCCGCCCCCCCCGCATCCCaaaaccccccaggaccccccaaagcccagggaccccccagcaccccccattcccccccccaacccccagggcccccccaaatcctcagggcccccccaaaaccccccattgcccccccacagcccccagggcccccccaaatccccagggcccccccaaatcctcagggcccccccaacccccccccaaagaagccccagggccccccaattcccccctccTACCCTTCAAACACCCCAAGGACCCCCCAAAacgaccccccaaaatcccacgggcccccccaaaacccccccaaatccccagagcccccccaacaatgccccagagcccccccaaaatccccagggcccccccaaatcctcagggccccccccaaacaagccccagggccccccaattcccccctccTACCCTTCAAACACCCCAAGGACCCCCAAAacgaccccccaaaatcccacgggccccccaaaaacccccagggcccccccaaatccccagggcccccccaacaatgccccagagcccccccaaaatccccagggcccccccaaatcctcagggccccccccaaaCAAGCCCCAGGGCGCCCCAATTCCCCCCTCCTACCCTTCAAACACCCCAAGGACCCCCCAAAGACCCCTCAAAACCCCCAGGACCCGCCCCCAAAtattggggtcccccccccggggcccccccaaaactCACCCTCCTCGCTCTGGGGGTCGGGGCTGGATTCGGACTCGGACGACGTCGCCGCTTCCTTgagccattttttcctttttttggggggcggCTCCGCTTTGACTTTGGGGggcttgggtttgggtttgggggggccggggggtacccgggggggtcccgcggccggcgcgggggccggggtTTCAGGTTTTTCGATTTTGGGGGGTTTCTCAGTTTTGGGGGGTTTCTCCGGCCTGGGGGGTTTCTCAGGTCGAAGGGGTTTTTCGGGGCGAtcgggtttggggggtttttcgGGGGGCTCCGAtttggggggggccggggctttGGGGCCGCTGGCTTTGGGTTGGCTTtgtctcctgggggggggggggggggggaaaggggggggtcagggggggtgggggacccCCCAAAAGTCTCCTGGATTATAGGGGTAAGGgggattccccccccctcccccgagacCCCCCAAAAGCTCCTCAGACCATGGGGGAACCCCCaactcctcccccgcccccccaagactggggggcaatggggacccccccaaccccccccccccaagtccttggggacaatggggacccccccaaccccccctgagGTGCTGGGGGtcaatggggaccccccccaaaaccccccgaggccatggggacaatggggacccccccaaaacccccccgagGCCATGGGGgcaatggggaccccccccaaaaccccccaagtccttggggacaatggggacccccccaacccccccccgagGCCATGGGgaaatggggacccccccaaaaccccccaagtccttggggacaatggggacccccccaaacccccccccgaGGCCATGGGgaaatggggacccccccaaatgtcccccaaGTCCTTGgggacccccgtgacccccccaaAGTCCCCCTGAGGCTGTGGGGGCCGTGGggaccccctcaggaccccccaaaactgccccagaccgtggggacattggggacccctCGAGTGCCCCCCAAGACcttggggacagcggggaccccccccgtgtcccccactgtccccagtgtccccagtgctcccagtgctcccagtgtccccagtgcccccagtgctcccagtgcccccaatgtccccagtgtccccagtgctcccagtgctcccagtgtccccagtgtcccccagtgtccccagtgcccgcaatgtccccagtgccccccagtgctcccagtgcccccagtgcccccagtgtccccaatgaccccaatgtccccagtgcccccaatgcccccagtgtcccccagtgctcccagtgctcccagtgctcccagtgcccccagtgtcccccagtgtccccagtgccctcaatgtccccagtgccccccagtgctcccagtgcccccagtgtccccaatgcccccaatgcccccagtgtcccccagtgctcccagtgctcccagtgcccccagtgtcccccagtgtccccagtgcccccaatgtCCCTagtgctccccagtgctcccagtgcccccagtgcccccagtgtccccaatgcccccaatgtccccagtgcccgccagtgctcccagtgcccccagtgtccccgtgtccccagtgcccccagtgcccccagtgtccccaatgcccccagtgcccccagtgcccccagtgcccccagtgccccccagtgctcccagtgctcccagtgcccacctgacggcggcgaggggccggtgccagggcttgcgggagcagacccgcacgtagccccacgtccccgtgtccccagtgcccccagtgcccccaatgtccccagtgcccccaatgtccccagtgtccccagtgtccccagtgcccccagtgctcccagtgcccccagtgtccccaatgcccccagtgcccccagtgcccccagtgtccccagtgcccccagtgcccccagtgcccccaatgcccccaatgcccccagtgcccccagtgctcccagtgctcccaatgcccccagtgtccccagtgcccccagtgcccccagtgcccccagtgtccccaatgcccccaatgtccccagtgcccccagtgccccccagtgctcccagtgctcccagtgctcccagtgcccacctgacggcggcgaggggccggtgccagggcttgcgggagcagacccgcacgtagccccacgtccccgtgtccccagtgcccccagtgcccccagtgcccccagtgtccccaatgcccccaatgcccccagtgcccccagtgccccccagtgctcccagtgctcccagtgcccacctgacggcggcgaggggccggtgccagggcttgcgggagcagacccgcacgtagccccacgtccccgtgtccccagtgcccccagtgtccccagtgtccccaatgcccccaatgctcccagtgtccccagtgccccccagtgctcccagtgctcccagtgctcccagtgctcccagtgcccacctgacagcggcgaggggccggtgccagggcttgcgggagcagacccgcacgtagccccacgtccccgtgtccccagtgcccccagtgcccccagcgtccccaatgcccccaatgcccccagtgcccccagtgccccccagtgcccccagtgccccccagtgctcccagtgctcccagtgctcccagtgcccacctgacggcggcgaggggccggtgccagggcttgcgggagcagacccgcacgtagccccacgtccccgtgtccccagtgcccccagtgcccccagtgcccccaatgtccccaatgcccccaatgcccccagtgtccccaatgcccccagtgcccccagtgccccccagtgctcccagtgctcccagtgctcccagtgcccacctgacggcggcgaggggccggtgccagggcttgcgggagcagacccgcacgtagccccacgtccccgtgtccccagtgcccccagtgtccccagtgcccccaatgcccccaatgcccccagtgctcccagtgctcccagtgcccacctgacggcggcgaggggccggtgccaggGCTTGTGGGAGcagacccgcacgtagccccacgtccccgtgtccccagtgcccccagtgcccccagtgtccccagtgcccccagtgtccccagtgtccccaatgcccccaatgcccccagtgcccccagtgccccccagtgctcccagtgctcccagtgcccacctgacggtggcgaggggccggtgccagggcttgcgggagcagacccgcacgtagccccacgtccccgtgtccccagtgtccccagtgcccccagtgcccccagtgcccccagtgtccccagtgtccccaatgcccccagtgcccccagtgcccccagtgccccccagtgccccccagtgctcccagtgctcccagtgcccacctgacggcggcgaggggccggtgccagggcttgcgggagcagacccgcacgtagccccacgtccccgtgtccccagtgcccccagtgcccccagcgtccccaatgcccccaatgcccccagtgcccccagtgccccccagtgctcccagtgctcccagtgctcccagtgcccacctgacggcggcgaggggccggtgccagggcttgcgggagcagacccgcacgtagccccacgtccccgtgtccccagtgcccccagtgcccccagtgtccccaatgtccccaatgcccccagtgcccccagtgccccccagtgctcccagtgctcccagtgctcccagtgcccacctgacggcggcgaggggccggtgccagggcttgcgggagcagacccgcacgtagccccacgtccccgtgtccccagtgcccccagtgcccccagcgtccccaatgcccccaatgcccccagtgcccccagtgccccccagtgctcccagtgctcccagtgctcccagtgcccacctgacggcggcgaggggccggtgccagggcttgcgggagcagacccgcacgtagccccacgtccccgtgtccccagtgcccccagtgcccccagtgtccccaatgtccccaatgcccccagtgcccccagtgccccccagtgctcccagtgctcccagtgctcccagtgcccacctgacggcggcgaggggccggtgccagggcttgcgggagcagacccgcacgtagccccacgtccccgtgtccccagtgcccccagtgcccccagcgtccccaatgcccccaatgcccccagtgccccccagtgccccccagtgctcccagtgctcccagtgctcccagtgcccacctgacggcggcgaggggccggtgccagggcttgcgggagcagacccgcacgtagccccacgtccccgtgtcctcagtgcccccagtgcccccagtgcccccagtgtccccaatgcccccaatgcccccagtgcccccagtgccccccagtgctcccagtgctcccagtgcccacctgacggcggcgaggggccggtgccagggcttgcgggagcagacccgcacgtagccccacgtccccgtgtccccagtgcccccagtgcccccagtgcccccagtgtccccaatgcccccaatgcccccagtgcccccagtgccccccagtgctcccagtgctcccagtgcccacctgacggcggcgaggggccggtgccagggcttgcgggagcagacccgcacgtagccccacgtccccgtgtccccagtgcccccagtgcccccagtgcccccagcgtccccaatgcccccaatgcccccagtgcccccagtgccccccagtgctcccagtgctcccagtgcccacctgacggcggcgaggggccggtgccagggcttgcgggagcagacccgcacgtagccccacgtccccgtgtccccagtgcccccagtgtccccagcgtccccaatgcccccaatgcccccagtgccccccagtgctcccagtgctcccagtgctcccagtgcccacctgacggcggcgaggggccggtgccagggcttgcgggagcagacccgcacgtagccccacgtccccgtgtccccagtgcccccagtgcccccagtgtccccagtgcccccaatgcccccagtgcccccagtgccccccagtgctcccagtgctcccagtgctcccagtgcccacctgacggcggcgaggggccggtgccagggcttgcgggagcagacccgcacgtagccccacgtccccgtgtccccagtgcccccagtgcccccagcgtccccaatgcccccaatgcccccagtgcccccagtgccccccagtgctcccagtgctcccagtgctcccagtgcccacctgacggcggcgaggggccggtgccagggcttgcgggagcagacccgcacgtagccccacgtccccgtgtccccagtgcccccagtgcccccaatgtccccagtgcccccaatgtccccagtgtccccagtgtccccagtgcccccagtgctcccagtgcccccagtgtccccaatgcccccagtgcccccagtgcccccagtgtccccagtgcccccagtgcccccagtgcccccaatgcccccaatgcccccagtgcccccagtgctcccagtgctcccaatgcccccagtgtccccagtgcccccagtgcccccagtgcccccagtgtccccaatgcccccaatgtccccagtgcccccagtgccccccagtgctcccagtgctcccagtgctcccagtgcccacctgacggcggcgaggggccggtgccagggcttgcgggagcagacccgcacgtagccccacgtccccgtgtccccagtgcccccagtgcccccagtgcccccagtgtccccaatgcccccaatgcccccagtgcccccagtgccccccagtgctcccagtgctcccagtgcccacctgacggcggcgaggggccggtgccagggcttgcgggagcagacccgcacgtagccccacgtccccgtgtccccagtgcccccagtgcccccagtgcccccagtgcccccagcgtccccaatgcccccaatgcccccagtgccccccagtgccccccagtgctcccagtgctcccagtgcccacctgacggcggcgaggggccggtgccaggGCTTGCGGGAGCAGACCCGCACGTAGTCCTTCTTGTTGACGTTCTCCAGGAACTTGACGTACAGGCGCTGGTACCGGTTCTTGGCGTCCCCGAAGTACCCCAGgtactggggggggcgggggggggggtcaggggggaccccaacaccccccgTAACCCCCCTGACCCCTCTGGGACTCCCCCAGACCCCAAATAGCCCCAGGATCtccacagggaccccccaaaaccccaaatacccccgggaccccccctaaggatccccccagaccccaaatatccccaggacccccc
Proteins encoded in this window:
- the LOC142077346 gene encoding LOW QUALITY PROTEIN: proline-rich protein 12-like (The sequence of the model RefSeq protein was modified relative to this genomic sequence to represent the inferred CDS: inserted 1 base in 1 codon), giving the protein MGTLGALGEGLEGIFRERDEFVVRVEDIQALKEEAVGEALGALGALGEGLEGIFRERDEFVVRVEDIQALKLALQTGREPPPIWRVQKALLQKFTPEIKDGQRQFCATSNYLGYFGDAKNRYQRLYVKFLENVNKKDYVRVCSRKPWHRPLAAVRRQSQPKASGPKAPAPPKSEPPEKPPKPDRPEKPLRPEKPPRPEKPPKTEKPPKIEKPETPAPAPAAGPPRVPPGPPKPKPKPPKVKAEPPPKKRKKWLKEAATSSESESSPDPQSEEERAPPGRVLNTRAMKEMYRSYVEMLVSTALDPDMIQALEDTNDELYLPPMRKIDGILNDHKKKVLKRVTLNPSLQEALHTFPQLHAEPGESLVKLRPXGEPYNRKTLSKVKRSVGKPQEFKVEVEKSFFYTLYHSLHHYKYHTFLRCKDETTAIEGQDEDLGQEEVVQQCMRNQAWLERLFDSFSDLLAQAQTKCA